A stretch of DNA from Plasmodium berghei ANKA genome assembly, chromosome: 11:
GTATTTATCTCAGCACATTTCTTCAAAAATAcatgaagaaataaatacaatacTTACATccttaaaaaaatcaaaacaCAATAATTTGGAAAACAATCAAAActatgataaaataacaaCCCAACAAATATTACACACTAAtgaatgttttatttttccttattatatagatatatatttatccccaatataaaaaaaatatgttttttttttttttttctcttaatATAGTatgctatttttttgttattttttttaacaataaCAATAACATGTGTATACAtacaatttattattttaaaagcCTGGGAAAcattttcttatttttttttttttttttttccattaaCCAATTTGCCAGTATATAGTATGCactttttttgtttctttttaaaCTTACCATCTTTACGGATAACAATTTGtgaaaaattaagaaaaaaaataataaataagcaatataataacaaaataaagaatataataacaaaataaagaatataataacaaaataaagaatataataacaaaataaagaatataataacaaaataaagaatataataacaaaataatagcaatataataacaaaataatagcaatataataacaaaataataacaaaataaataggCGAGGCAAGTATTTCATTTAGCACATATAAGCGAACTGactttcttttttgttcataaattaattataaacattttttatttcaccACGTGTTTTTACTATTCTTTCTACGCCATCAACCAGATTTatgtacataaaaataaattttgtagAAAAGTAAAATGTagagaaatatatttacaatacTAAACTCCATTTtaagaattatatattttccctaaaaaatataaacatttacatatttaataatattctttgaattttttttaaaagttaaacaatttttatacaaaatgtCCCAGGATAAAATCACTAAATTAATTAAGGAAATAAATACCCTAAAATCaagtataaataatttaaaaaaaaaaaaattaataatttatgaaaaCTTGTGGTAAAACAATTGCAACAAAATAATGTCAATTCcatttacaatttttattaataaaatagacGGACATATCCACAAAAAtatcaataatatttttttttgacatatttataggttgtgaaaaaattaattttcaATTAGAAGAATTAATAACTCAAAAGGTAGAAAATGAAATCCTCCTTGAAGTAATCAAACATTTATAATatcattaaatattatggataatgataaaaatatgaacaatattaaaatataaatatatttaacataATATCCTAtttccatatattttttgcacATTTTAACAcactatattttattttccaatttttatgataattttttcattttttattatatatatatataggaagttaaaaatttagaaaaagatGCTATTCTTCACAAATTAACAGGATTAGTATTAGTTCGtgaagaaaaaacaaaatgttACGATACAATAACAAGAAGAATACATTATATTTCTGGGGAAAtgtaatttcatttttgaaaaagtttgcatagaaaaaataaataatatataacaaaataaacaacTATATACACTTTTTTAAACATTGTGACAATTTTTAGTGAAAGCCGGAAAAAAGTTATTAGCAACTCAGaggaaaaattaaaaaaactttttagtgatgtaatatatacatataaagaaaaaaatacacacTTATTATCTTGTTACATACTTTTctcaattttttcattcatATTACTATATActaaattaattttgtttgttttatttccttttactgattttatttatgtccatttttttatgaccaattcataattttttttttttataacagTTGGAAGCCTATTCAAACCAAAGGAAAATCGCCATTCCACaagcataaaaaaattaattgtAATTTGAACAATTAAATGgatttcttctttttcctTAATctcacaaaaaaaaaaaatcaacaAACAAGTGTAGTTAATTCATCATTTCGAACTATACTTAGTTCGAATATATTTCTCCTCTTTTTAgtttcttaattttttcgtAATCTATATTTTGAACTTTAAATGCAAAGCTATAAAAATggtgaaaaataaattataaaattatagaaaatttataaacaaaaatagggaatttatatatattcccAATTCTTggatttttattataataatacatgtccttatatattcattatgtGGATAAACTTATATaaagtattatttttttttattttaccaCATCATATTACTTTTTCTAACAAAGTAATGCATCTTTTTCCAATAGCCTCTTTTTTGAAATCCTCTTTTTCTGTGCCTTTTATCATTTCTGACTTTATTAAAAAGGAGAACAtgattttctttattttttatattttctaaattaaTTGATACGtcattaaaaaacaaattcgAATAAGAATAGCAAGAGGGAATTAACTtatgatttatttctttttcatgttttaaacatatttcatttaaaaaaaattttgcCTTTACATCGTTAGCACATTTTGTGTTTCGTATTACATtcttaattatataaaacattttacTGAGTTTTAAAAAGGcataaataacaaatatatgagTTTTTCATGGAATATAAAggtaaaatataaaaatgtagaaaaaagttgtatatgcacataagtataattaaaaaaataaataataacaatgaCACTAAAAGTAaggataaatataaaataaatcttaaaattaaaaatacgAAACggtaaatatgaaaatttatcACAAAAGCAACACCATAAACGTGCATATATGGGACcgtaaattataattttatgtgTTTTATATAGAAATTGAAAGTTTGACtatttgaatttaaaaaatattgtgttaaaaaatatgaaagcTTTATTATGAACATTCAGGAAATATATCGGTAAAATTTAGAAAGTGTAATAAACTTATGAACGCGGCATAAAAAATgccataaaaaaaatatattgcaacaaaatataaaaatgtgtcttaaaataaataacaaaatcTACCATATAgtgcataaaaaaatttatgataaaatgaaaaatattcatcTAAATTACTAATGTGAAAAATAGAGAGTTGCAAATACATacaattcattttttacagtatatatatatgtatacatatgaTGTATCTTTCTCATTGGCATATACCGCACATTTATAACATTAATTTTGAttgtttaatattatattataccAAGAAAACAGAATCCAGAGATGATATACCACATATAGCCCCCCCTTCATTTTCGTTTACATTTTTAGTTCTAACTAAATATCctttttgttcatttaGTATATTCTTAtccttaaaaaaaataatattgtgAAAAAATCCAAATTCAGAAATTGACTGTTCAAGTGAAAATTCGATAAATTGTGTATTTTCCTCATCACAATAAttcgaattttttttttgtaattgaTTTTCTTCAGATAAAGggttcattttttgttcataatttttatttatctcTTTTATTCTACAATGAATAGTTGGAAATGGGGatggaaataatttttccattaaaacataaaaagataatttatttttttcttctggTTTATAATAAAGCATTAACTTTTCCTTAACATCATTACCAtgcaaattattttgtccACCTTCTCTTTGGGGTTTTAGTATAAATTTATTCTCATTTTTAATTGCATAAGAAATAATATCAGAATGTTTATTTAATGATGGATCGATTTGTAAAGCAaacgttttttttaacgTGCTCATATCATTCAATATTTGTTCTtctgattttttatttttatttaaatcaatagaaatatattttcttaatatttcatcatctaataataacatttgAATCTTTTTTAACCCAACTAACTGATAAGGCAAAGAAGGAATTTTAACAGCATCACTAAATTCTAACATTTCTCTTAATTTCCATAcaatttcattataatgTAAAGGTGAATATAAGGCTcgaaaataaattacacTAACTtcgaaaatattttttttatattgttcaaatatattaccatttatatcatcatcgtttaaatttatcattaattttCCAGGTcttatgtttttttcattacatccattaatattatttataagtCGATCTATAGATTCGTTCAATGTTTCATTTGTGTAATttaagaatattttttttttttcaaataagtTTTGCAATTGTTTTACTGTAAAATATCTTTGACTAATTCCTAATTTGTTTAGCTCACATTTCGTTTGATATTTATCAAAACTGTTTATATCATCATCATGTAATATACAAATAGttactattttattattttttaatttattagtattttcaatatatatattatgagaTTTCTCTATACAGGTAGAAATACCTTGAAGAAAATTGttatcaaattttttgtctaaaatttcaaatatttcttctttattttgCTCGGTCATGTAAGgaaaatattctttatatatttcttttatcatatttttatgcgcttcaaaaataatacttgACAAATTACCAAAAGCTACTGATATTGTGTTATATtctatttgttttatttcacTATCATTTCCTAAATTTCCATCATGTTTCATATAATCTGATCTACCAATTATACATCGAATAtcgttatttatatttcttccGTTTTCTTTACTTAGATATACTTTTTCACATAtgtctattatttttttagaaaattcatcatttccttttatattttctaatgcgtttaataaaaaaggtaGATCACAAActatattatcaaaaatttCGGAAAAAAGTAATGTACATTTTTTgcataaatttaataaatctatatttaatttttgggGCAATAATATGAAAGAAAACAGCTTAGGAGGGGAAGATAAAACTGTATTGTAATTTATTACTCTTTTTTCGTCGTTAATTGATTttgcataaataaaataaccaTTAGAATTTAATGAAGCTACTAAATCTTGaatcaatatatttattctttcGTAActtaaatattcattttttcccTTTGGTACAaggaaataatttattatttccttttgaataatttcataaaaattgtttatttctttttccattttttttattcatgtattatatactttatttgtttattttcttgAAATTTGTAATTATGAATAGAAGCATACCCAGCCACCTTTGTATATTATCACTACTGCTTTCAgattttatacttttttctTACGGATATATACCTGAATTTGTTtgaaaacaaatttttttttcacttcTGTTCTCGTATTATTCACAGTGAACTACTTGGAATCTACAACTATATGAGCATACCTGTATGtgtacatataataattttttttatttcataaaaatatagaaaatgaaataaaaaattttacattttcttGTGTTCACAAAACCTTTCCTTCAGGTTTTCGGAGTATTGCATATATCAAGGATGCGgtaatataatacaaaaatttttagataatttttttcaaagttaataaaaaagaaaaaatatataagcatACTTTTCTCAGAACAAGGCAgcatatatgtaaatatattactaaGATAACTCTTTAGTTAACCTCTATAGAAATCATATTAAAAGAGTTCATATTTTactgttattattattttttttttttatgatgctatataaaaatgtatgcAAGGTGCATATCCTAACGAATAGCAAATGttgtaaataaatgaaatatttaaaaatagtcACTTTTCATTTCTTTGCTATTTCCTTTTAAATTTCGCTTTTCTCAATTATATCATAAAATtccgaaaaaaaaaaattattatcagCTAGCCAATGTGAAATTAACGCTAGcttgttcatattttatacataagtttacaaaaaaaataaaataataataataaatgcatGAGTGTGTGAATAAGTAAGAATACTACCAATTATTTGGATAGAAAGTGggacaaaaatattatattgtgATTAGAAATGGCAATTtcacaatatattttattatatattcacaTTTCATTCAAAATTGCGCATttaatgtttatatatatgtggaTAGCGCTCATATTCAAATATGTGTATACAGGTTAAACACAAAATTGTTCACGGgagtataaataaaaatgtggaCATAAAGCATAGCTATAATAgcaatacaaaaaaatagacgatgtatttcatataatacgataaaaaattataaaacaaattcggtaataaataaagctaaatgaattattttaaaaggagacatataaaataaatcccactcaaatatatatatttttttattttacatgtACAAACATAAATTCTATATATTGAGATATATAGTAGAATTAAATTCCTGATCACATCTCTTAAAAACAATAGAAATATCATATCCTCCTGAATAGTCagattttttaatttcctCTTCTGAAACAAATTTACGTATAGGTATATCCGTATCATTTCTGATGGCAGGGTTTAATGGCTGTGGTTGTGATTCAGAAATATTAGTTACTTTAATCtcattaaataatttgggGTTTTCTTTAACTAGTGAATGGACATATGCTTcgttatttaatttatttacaatAGGTCTTTGTTTAATTATCTCATATAGGTTCCCTTCTTCCTTAACAATTtcatgaattttttttttttcattttcatatataagagaattattttcttctattaattttatattttctttttcatattttttaatatatgctTCGATAATTTTacgttttttttcatcacaTTCATTTGTTagcataaaaattatatcttcaattttttctaaataattattatataagggtgtattttgaaaattatgtctttttttattaaatatttcagTTAATTTActtcttatatttttctgattggaatatattttttcttctataTCAAATGGAactacatttttttttgttatagCTATTTTACAACGTGGGCAATGCTGCTTATTGTGTTTATTCAAATGGTTTTCTAAACATTCCCcacatattttatgtttacatatatcaaataaGAATAGTTTCTTTTcagtatttatatatatgtcaTCCAAACATAAGGAACATTTATACTCATCCATGGTTACctatgtattttattatatgaattgTTTTTACATCCACATTTGTTCCTCTTTGCAAATGTGAAATGCAGATATacatgtatgtatatatatatatatatatggatatgTATCCattaatatacataaatttttttatatgcatttatttataatcaTCACGAAGCATTCttcttattatatattttattcccATTCTTTAAAGCACGCAAAATtgtgataaatatatttattcacaTTGTATTGAATTtcacattatatatatttttttttttaattattccAAAAATACATGATTTGCTTccttaatattttataataccCATTACTTATGAAAgttacttttttttcaaaacagtacataacaaataaaaaaaaaataattcaataaAATTAGTTTGCAATACATACCACAATCCCATAGTGTaaactatataaaaaaaatatattatgcgTATATGAACTATAAAGATAACCATTTGTTATGACCccgaaataaaaacatgctatatacaaaaattttgtgaacatttgtgtttttaattttttatatcatttcatttttagtatgtttattttataccCTAAAATTATAGATCACCATCAAATGTCATATGAAGAATTACATAATAAACTAttcttcatatttatattctccaaaaaaacatttaaaaatttttatttatgggcatatatacattctCAATAAGCATAGAATATACTATATTCTTTGGTAGTTTTATCCCAATactataatttatatttttttcgaatttCATGGAACTAATATACATGTATCCAAATTTTCGCATTTATTCAATGTTTCCACCTTTTCTTCACTTTCAATGTAACACTACCACTAAATTATAAAGGAACACGTgtaaagaatatataaatatgggCAATAAATATTCGAAAATTTATAGACACTAATCCTAAAACATAATTTCACTTTgaaagaaaattttttaattatgtcttgttcattatattaaatttaaaaaaaatatatcaatcTTGTAACACATTGCCAATTTGAAACACAAAggttttcattttaatcatatatttcGTAAAATTAAACACATGTATAaacacttttttttatgaacaaTTCATGTAATTTTcacaatatataaaaaaaaacatttttttttattgcttGTTAATATGTTCACAACCAACAAAATCCAATATGTTTTCTTTTAGCTACCTATAACAgttgtttttaatatatattatgtatgtGCATAATTTAAAACACAAACATTATATGCATGAATTATATggattaaaaaattatagaagtttttttttttccttcattcaaaataatacttataattatttttttcatttttggACATCGagtttaataaaatatttaaaaattgaCACATtgattaaatttaatttcttataatactgtacgaaaaaaataaaaataaaaataaaataaaccatgaaatttttaaataaatattttaatccAATAAATGGAAACATTGACATGCCATTTTAATTGCCACCacttttatatgtatatatatttttttcttttattttaaaccGTAATTATATCTTAAACGTTGCataataactttttttttattgtatttctttaatattatatcaaGGGCCTAGACCATATGCACAACtgtttttttgtaaaatgaacaaattaAGATATCCAAGTAAATGTAGAAATACTCTTAAATTGAGGAATATTGACACATACATTGAACAACCGCATCATGATAAAGACAAGACAATGTGTTCAAAAGAAAGAACTTATTATTCGCAAGttaaatggaaaaattCTTGTGCATCATTATCAAAAGTtaaagaacaaaaaaattgttataataaaatatattgttataaagataataaaattcaaTATGGTGTTTGTAAAAATCATAAAGCCAatggatatattttattaactaATGTATCTATACCACATAATTTAAAAGGAGCACACAATAATATGAACAAGACAATCCAATTAAACactaaaataaacaaacattccaataaaaatgaaaatatatttatatgtaatatatgttattatataaacgAAATGAATgaacaaatgaaaaagaaaaaaaaacaaactaCAGTTTATAACCttgaatttaataatttatcagaatatcaaaatgatgatgaaaataCTAAAATTACCAAAACAAACAAAACTAGCTATGTACACATGCTCAACAATAATTGTCAACAAATTcaaaaagataataaaataatagaagaaaaatattcaaagcATTCCCCTtccattaaaaaaaatttattcaaatttttaaattctaTATTTAGTATGAATTAAGAATCTACAACAAAACcatgtaaataatttttttttgtttgtttcTTTTACCCACTACCCCAGGCCTATTATTACCTTCACTATTGTTATTGACGAAATTgcaaaatttaatatttgtatatatccatgcaaaatataaccgagaaagaaaaaaacaataaatatgGTTTTTCGTAGTAGTAGAATAATAAGccataaattttttacttatttCAAGATAACATTCCTTtggatataatatatatatttttttttttaataatttttttgttcatcCAACATTggattatatttttttttaaatattcgtTTGTGtaaatatgcatttatGATTTACATGCATATGCAATGCGAAGttttgcatatttatttttttatcgtgatttttttattgtgaTTTTTTTATCGTGATTTCTTTATCgtgattttttttgtaataatgTGTATAATTGTTTTGGTGTTTTGGGatgttttaaatataatatgaccatagttttttatgtatgttcattgtatttttataaacttGGCAAATTTACACATGCTATGTTTgcttatttattcatatgcTTCTAGAAtctcaatttttttatctacATTGTGATATTACTTGTTATGATCATTATCATCTAATTTGGTCGGTTTAGAAATGTATTTGTTTGTTTGCCGATTCGATGTTTA
This window harbors:
- a CDS encoding prefoldin subunit 6, putative, which codes for MSQDKITKLIKEINTLKSSCEKINFQLEELITQKVENEILLEEVKNLEKDAILHKLTGLVLVREEKTKCYDTITRRIHYISGEIESRKKVISNSEEKLKKLFSDLEAYSNQRKIAIPQA
- a CDS encoding glutathione synthetase; the encoded protein is MEKEINNFYEIIQKEIINYFLVPKGKNEYLSYERINILIQDLVASLNSNGYFIYAKSINDEKRVINYNTVLSSPPKLFSFILLPQKLNIDLLNLCKKCTLLFSEIFDNIVCDLPFLLNALENIKGNDEFSKKIIDICEKVYLSKENGRNINNDIRCIIGRSDYMKHDGNLGNDSEIKQIEYNTISVAFGNLSSIIFEAHKNMIKEIYKEYFPYMTEQNKEEIFEILDKKFDNNFLQGISTCIEKSHNIYIENTNKLKNNKIVTICILHDDDINSFDKYQTKCELNKLGISQRYFTVKQLQNLFEKKKIFLNYTNETLNESIDRLINNINGCNEKNIRPGKLMINLNDDDINGNIFEQYKKNIFEVSVIYFRALYSPLHYNEIVWKLREMLEFSDAVKIPSLPYQLVGLKKIQMLLLDDEILRKYISIDLNKNKKSEEQILNDMSTLKKTFALQIDPSLNKHSDIISYAIKNENKFILKPQREGGQNNLHGNDVKEKLMLYYKPEEKNKLSFYVLMEKLFPSPFPTIHCRIKEINKNYEQKMNPLSEENQLQKKNSNYCDEENTQFIEFSLEQSISEFGFFHNIIFFKDKNILNEQKGYLVRTKNVNENEGGAICGISSLDSVFLV
- a CDS encoding CDK-activating kinase assembly factor MAT1, putative, translating into MDEYKCSLCLDDIYINTEKKLFLFDICKHKICGECLENHLNKHNKQHCPRCKIAITKKNVVPFDIEEKIYSNQKNIRSKLTEIFNKKRHNFQNTPLYNNYLEKIEDIIFMLTNECDEKKRKIIEAYIKKYEKENIKLIEENNSLIYENEKKKIHEIVKEEGNLYEIIKQRPIVNKLNNEAYVHSLVKENPKLFNEIKVTNISESQPQPLNPAIRNDTDIPIRKFVSEEEIKKSDYSGGYDISIVFKRCDQEFNSTIYLNI